In a genomic window of Penaeus monodon isolate SGIC_2016 chromosome 27, NSTDA_Pmon_1, whole genome shotgun sequence:
- the LOC119590809 gene encoding probable G-protein coupled receptor Mth-like 3 (The sequence of the model RefSeq protein was modified relative to this genomic sequence to represent the inferred CDS: added 61 bases not found in genome assembly) has translation MPLGMGLWCTVALAWALAASAAGEELVPVYSEALRLPRCCAHGQALETDGSCVRHRRAAFTPQVVIGDTLVEAVNVIKEPPTAVVCAALGGTERVVPVVRGEIVILADPKWPAIVYWKPPGGQGPFTIKEFCVAVREEEGTQEDQYLIKFCQQSPVALPTACQSAYCFRKCCPEGQELSGNACVDSSDPWQAVFSPKDDPSVTVPPHADLDVAYGIPKCKHLLVYEDFILGPKGDLHLPGAEPLPHTHYCVERTHTEGGQATDVAIACAPEAVTCDWNSKILQPVLLSVSCVFLCVTAIIYLSVPSLRNSLNGRCLVCFVASMFLAFLTLIVIGRHRDGFGSFQCTFSATFCLTFILATFFWLNVMYFRIWSELRSPSQDKPKTSWFLGLCAYGFGGPLLVTMVGLGMDLAEADGIRPNFVLPFCWFNDYESRWVYQYGIILALLIVNLILLVWSAILSARRMKTWLIHRASDKSQGITLFFWLFLIMGVVWIFEVITWHAKGQCKIWTIVFDSVNALQGVFVFLASVVFRKDLKLQGWRWTRVPTDERGPSNGRYATSNVELEQPATRSAE, from the exons ATGCCCCTC AAGAGCTCGTGCCCGTCTACTCGGAGGCACTGCGTCTGCCGCGGTGCTGCGCCCACGGCCAGGCGCTGGAGACCGACGGGTCCTGCGTCCGCCACCGCCGCGCCGCTTTCACTCCGCAGGTCGTTATCGGAGACACCCTGGTGGAGGCGGTCAACGTCATCAAGGAGCCGCCGACGGCCGTGGTCTGCGCCGCGCTCGGGGGCACCGAGAGAGTCGTGCCCGTCGTTCGCGGCGAAATCGTCATCCTCGCCGACCCCAAGTGGCCCGCGATTGTGTACTGGAAGCCTCCTGGCGGCCAAGGGCCCTTCACCATCAAGGAGTTCTGCGTCGCcgtgcgggaggaggaggggacgcaGGAGGACCAGTATCTCATCAAATTCTGCCAACAGAGCCCGGTTGCTCTCCCAACCGCATGCCAGAGTGCCTACTGCTTTAGGAAGTGCTGCCCAGAGGGCCAGGAACTCAGTGGCAATGCATGCGTCGACAGTAGCGACCCCTGGCAGGCTGTGTTCTCTCCGAAGGACGACCCTTCGGTGACCGTCCCTCCTCATGCAGACCTGGACGTGGCTTACGGAATACCCAAGTGCAAGCACCTTCTGGTCTACGAAGACTTCATCCTCGGTCCCAAGGGCGACCTGCACCTGCCTGGCGCCGAGCCCTTGCCCCACACCCACTACTGCGTCGAGAGGACACACACGGAGGGAGGGCAGGCGACGGATGTTGCGATTGCCTGCGCCCCCGAAGCCGTAACGTGCGACTGGAACAGCAAAATCTTGCAGCCAGTGCTGCTGAGCGTGTCCTGCGTCTTCCTCTGCGTCACGGCAATCATCTACCTGTCGGTCCCAAGCCTCAGGAACTCGCTCAACGGCCGCTGCCTTGTCTGCTTCGTCGCCTCCATGTTCCTCGCGTTCCTCACCCTCATCGTCATCGGCCGCCACCGAGATGGATTCGGCAGCTTCCAGTGCACGTTCTCAG CCACATTTTGCCTGACGTTCATCCTTGCAACGTTCTTCTGGCTGAACGTCATGTACTTCCGGATCTGGTCCGAGCTCAG GTCTCCCAGCCAAGACAAGCCTAAGACCAGCTGGTTCCTTGGTCTCTGCGCCTACGGCTTCGGCGGCCCTCTGCTGGTGACGATGGTGGGTCTTGGGATGGATCTCGCAGAAGCAGATGGTATCAGACCGAATTTCGTCCTTCCCTTCTGCTGGTTCAATG ACTACGAATCTCGCTGGGTTTACCAATACGGCATTATCCTGGCGCTCCTCATTGTGAACCTGATACTCCTTGTGTGGTCTGCTATCCTGTCGGCAAGGAGGATGAAGACATGGCTGATTCACCGTGCGTCTGACAAGAGTCAAGG aattaccCTCTTCTTCTGGCTCTTCCTCATCATGGGAGTCGTTTGGATATTTGAAGTCATTACATGGCATGCAAAAGGCCAATGCAAGATCTG GACGATTGTGTTCGATTCCGTCAACGCTCTGCAAGGAGTCTTCGTCTTCCTGGCTTCGGTCGTCTTCAGGAAGGACTTAAAG TTACAAGGCTGGCGATGGACCCGGGTGCCTACGGACGAGCGAGGGCCTTCCAACGGACGGTATGCGACAAGCAACGTGGAGCTCGAGCAGCCGGCGACTCGAAGCGCCGAGTGA
- the LOC119590506 gene encoding ionotropic receptor 21a-like — MLPPFLILSLVVKSLASRNIVPSIGKPDSHLESLGGILEGPLAGWNAVFYLDPSLEAHVWEYVRGLLTGWNASHVLVDLGSDGALWSEGQSLELLRGAFMVHVVVFQNDPTPFFEAVSFQWNPQYLLFFSVSNETKSNLLLEDAFKGIERLLLVEKTYLTSYTNKLMSGMFTSFPFEERKIKLTGSWSNTKFASKEDLFVDRFESFRGYEFQLGTWLDDYPYLYQSKTKPEGYGDGLEVEMLDAMAKVLDYKYNLTKVSPDMMWGAFENGSWNGMLGMVHRKEKNFTVNYFVITGERIDAFDATVSYWMEGFGMSLMSPPPLPKWRGAYYPFTPYMWFYLAVTFVIVLIIMSIQDILQPEPFLGGVGSTWSYLLRAMFNNSIPRLPKAQWQRLFVGSWWLYCFIVTTAYTANLIAFLTIPVFPGRIQTVKQLAESDYRVFMFDYGEFVPGALKTSKDPYYRALGDRLDLFQNYNNSVFPMLDGTYAYIESFSYNRILVYVEYKVENSYMLREQLYPGHLCWYFQKNTAWKYKFDHGIRRLVESGLIAHWIEVKTEDFLGRDFDRKQKLRAKEREKQALSLDHLQGVFFILAMSWAAGVVVFAGEVLRCDLDE, encoded by the exons ATGTTGCCGCCTTTCCTCATCCTGTCACTCGTCGTGAAATCCTTGGCGTCGAGGAATATCGTCCCGAGTATAGGCAAGCCGGACTCCCATCTAGAGTCCCTAGGGGGCATCCTGGAAGGTCCTTTGGCAGGGTGGAATGCGGTGTTCTACCTCGACCCCAGTCTGGAGGCGCATGTCTGGGAATACGTTCGAGGTCTTCTCACCGGCTGGAACGCATCCCACGTCTTGGTCGACCTGGGGTCGGACGGCGCTCTGTGGTCGGAGGGGCAGTCGCTGGAACTGCTCCGGGGGGCCTTCATGGTCCACGTGGTCGTGTTCCAGAACGACCCAACACCTTTTTTTGAAGCGGTTTCCTTCCAGTGGAATCCTCAGTACCTACTTTTCTTCAGTGTGTCGAACGAGACCAAGAGTAACTTGCTTCTGGAAGATGCCTTCAAGGGCATCGAGAGATTACTGCTTGTTGAGAAGACATACCTTACAAGCTATACAAATAAACTCATGTCAGGAATGTTTACCTCGTTTCCGTTCGAAGAGAGAAAGATCAAGCTCACTGGCAGCTGGAGCAACACGAAGTTTGCCTCAAAGGAAGACCTCTTCGTCGACCGCTTCGAGTCGTTCAGAGGTTACGAGTTCCAGCTTGGAACTTGGTTGGACGACTACCCTTACCTCTATCAGTCGAAGACGAAGCCAGAGGGTTACGGCGATGGCTTAGAGGTTGAGATGCTCGACGCCATGGCCAAAGTGCTAGACTACAAGTACAACTTAACGAAGGTATCACCTGACATGATGTGGGGGGCGTTCGAGAATGGATCATGGAACGGGATGCTGGGGATGGTGCACCGCAAGGAAAAGAACTTCACCGTCAACTACTTCGTCATCACAGGCGAGAGAATCGACGCCTTCGACGCCACCGTCTCCTACTGGATGGAGGGATTTGGGATGTCGTTGATGTCCCCGCCGCCGCTTCCGAAGTGGAGGGGAGCTTACTATCCTTTCACGCCCTACATGTGGTTCTACCTTGCCGTCACCTTCGTCATCGTCTTGATTATCATGTcaatacag GATATTCTGCAGCCCGAGCCCTTTCTGGGTGGCGTGGGCTCCACGTGGTCGTACCTCCTGCGGGCGATGTTCAACAACAGCATCCCGCGCCTGCCGAAGGCCCAGTGGCAGCGCCTGTTCGTGGGGTCTTGGTGGCTGTACTGCTTCATCGTGACCACCGCCTACACGGCCAACCTCATCGCCTTCCTCACCATCCCGGTCTTCCCCGGGCGCATCCAGACCGTCAAGCAACTCGCAGAGAGCGATTACAG GGTCTTCATGTTCGATTACGGGGAGTTCGTGCCAGGAGCCCTGAAGACGTCAAAGGACCCTTACTACAGGGCCCTCGGGGATAGGCTGGACCTCTTCCAGAACTACAATAACTCCGTATTCCCCATGCTGGACGGGACGTACGCTTATATCGAGAGCTTCTCTTATAACCGTATTCTTGTTTACGTGGAATATAAG GTGGAGAACTCGTACATGTTAAGGGAGCAGCTGTACCCGGGCCACCTGTGCTGGTACTTCCAAAAGAACACGGCCTGGAAGTACAAGTTCGACCATGGCATACGACGTCTTGTGGAATCCGGTCTGATCGCACACTGGATCGAG GTCAAAACCGAAGACTTCCTGGGCCGTGACTTCGACAGAAAGCAGAAGCTGCGAgccaaggagagggagaaacaagcCCTGAGCCTCGACCACCTCCAGGGCGTGTTCTTCATCCTCGCCATGAGCTGGGCGGCGGGCGTCGTCGTGTTCGCCGGCGAGGTCCTGCGGTGTGATCTCGACGAATAA